Proteins co-encoded in one Capsicum annuum cultivar UCD-10X-F1 chromosome 9, UCD10Xv1.1, whole genome shotgun sequence genomic window:
- the LOC107846894 gene encoding zinc finger Ran-binding domain-containing protein 2 isoform X1, with protein sequence MSRDGDWMCAACQHLNFKKRDACQRCSCPKYATPADVAMYGLNKTEVLAGDWYCSGMNCGSHNYASRTSCYRCGASKSDYYGIGAGMMAPAGYGYDASALPGWKSGDWICSRLGCGMHNYASREECFKCKTPRGFGGDLRGNELY encoded by the exons ATGAGCAGGGATGGAGACTGGATGTGTGCTGCATGCCAGCACCTAAACTTCAAGAAACGGGATGCATGCCAACGATGCAGCTGCCCAAAATACGCAACACCGGCTGATGTTGCCATGTATGGACTAAACAAAACTGAAGTTTTGGCTGGAGACTGGTATTGCAGTGGTATGAACTGTGGTTCTCACAACTATGCAAGCAGAACAAGCTGCTATCGATGTGGTGCATCAAAAAGTGATTATTATGGTATTGGGGCAGGAATGATGGCACCAGCAGGTTATGGATATGATGCAAGTGCTCTTCCTGGTTGGAAGAGTGGTGATTGGATTTGCAGCAG ATTAGGATGTGGTATGCACAACTACGCCAGTAGAGAAGAATGCTTTAAGTGCAAGACACCTAGGGGATTCG GAGGTGATCTGAGAGGAAATGAATTATATTGA
- the LOC107846894 gene encoding zinc finger Ran-binding domain-containing protein 2 isoform X2: protein MSRDGDWMCAACQHLNFKKRDACQRCSCPKYATPADVAMYGLNKTEVLAGDWYCSGMNCGSHNYASRTSCYRCGASKSDYYGIGAGMMAPAGYGYDASALPGWKSGDWICSRLGCGMHNYASREECFKCKTPRGFGEPSSF, encoded by the exons ATGAGCAGGGATGGAGACTGGATGTGTGCTGCATGCCAGCACCTAAACTTCAAGAAACGGGATGCATGCCAACGATGCAGCTGCCCAAAATACGCAACACCGGCTGATGTTGCCATGTATGGACTAAACAAAACTGAAGTTTTGGCTGGAGACTGGTATTGCAGTGGTATGAACTGTGGTTCTCACAACTATGCAAGCAGAACAAGCTGCTATCGATGTGGTGCATCAAAAAGTGATTATTATGGTATTGGGGCAGGAATGATGGCACCAGCAGGTTATGGATATGATGCAAGTGCTCTTCCTGGTTGGAAGAGTGGTGATTGGATTTGCAGCAG ATTAGGATGTGGTATGCACAACTACGCCAGTAGAGAAGAATGCTTTAAGTGCAAGACACCTAGGGGATTCGGTGAGCCATCTTCCTTCTGA